The following proteins come from a genomic window of Paucimonas lemoignei:
- the cynR_4 gene encoding LysR family transcriptional regulator, protein MINSQTELQDQRFKYLYLSSRLGTMRAAAEELELAVSSISRQIAKLESDLGIQLIQEGTHRICLTAAGQAAVDYYVERMGHHNQLLKKLGQLKEGYLNRTSIAVGEGLLSTQAIGELYQFFKANRQSHTELLIAPSHEVERMVAEDEADIGLVFSPTKTANINRLHSFDQPMRAIIHPDHPLAGRSILSLQDLANEDIVLPPTEYRIRGIIDQLRSESSAHFQPYITSNSLKIMLDLTRNGIASTILSDFPVIDELCNGTLKAIPIDYHALNVTQVQIISRQSRKLSPLSRDLVHHLAMAINAQIRRIRDCSSRNPNKIFLVRKNAIATAVD, encoded by the coding sequence ATGATAAATTCCCAAACTGAGCTTCAAGATCAGCGCTTCAAGTATCTGTATTTGAGCTCCAGACTGGGAACCATGCGCGCTGCGGCCGAAGAGTTGGAGCTCGCCGTCTCCTCCATCAGTCGCCAGATTGCAAAACTGGAGTCCGATCTCGGTATTCAGCTCATTCAGGAAGGTACTCACAGGATCTGCCTGACCGCCGCGGGTCAGGCTGCAGTTGATTATTATGTTGAACGTATGGGTCATCACAATCAACTTTTGAAAAAACTCGGGCAACTCAAAGAAGGATATTTAAATAGAACAAGCATTGCGGTGGGCGAAGGACTACTGAGTACTCAGGCGATAGGTGAGCTTTATCAATTTTTCAAAGCTAATCGACAATCGCACACTGAGCTTTTGATTGCGCCCTCTCACGAAGTTGAGCGAATGGTCGCTGAAGACGAAGCAGACATAGGATTGGTGTTTTCTCCTACCAAGACCGCAAACATCAATAGGCTCCATTCTTTCGATCAACCCATGAGAGCCATTATCCACCCCGACCACCCACTGGCGGGCAGATCGATACTCAGTCTTCAAGACTTGGCTAACGAAGATATTGTGCTGCCTCCCACTGAGTACCGCATCAGAGGGATTATTGATCAATTGCGAAGTGAAAGCAGCGCTCATTTCCAGCCTTACATTACTTCAAACTCACTGAAGATAATGTTGGATCTCACCCGCAACGGCATAGCCTCAACAATACTCAGTGACTTTCCTGTCATTGATGAGTTGTGCAACGGCACATTGAAAGCTATTCCTATCGATTATCACGCGTTGAATGTTACACAAGTACAAATTATTTCGCGCCAATCCAGGAAGCTGTCGCCTCTCTCGCGTGATTTGGTGCATCACTTGGCAATGGCGATCAACGCACAGATTCGGCGCATTCGTGATTGCAGCAGCAGAAATCCCAATAAGATTTTCTTGGTTCGGAAAAACGCAATCGCTACGGCAGTTGATTAG
- the srpA gene encoding catalase encodes MLKNSLQGLWKFRLPLLGIFSIATALLLAFAWTGGFLGTRVTTKEFLGESLDNFQPGYRRAHGKGMCFSGTFHSSGAAAPLSTSRIFLPGKIPAVGRFSIGTVDPHAADNSTATVSMALMLVGDDKSQWRMKLNNEPYFATRDAEGFLAQIEAFEPVAATGQPAPDKVAAFFDKYPEARKSVEREANATWPGSFSGAEYNSINAFLLIAADGKRQPMRWSMRPRATVEPLSKEAHAQASHDFLFDDITRRVGMAPVYWDLVFQLAEAGDPVNDPSQPWPSSRKEVIAGTLEVNQVVEQTHGECRDINFDPTLVPPGIALSDDPVLAARAGIYSQSYNARLREIGFGKATDAVGKKEIK; translated from the coding sequence ATGCTTAAAAATAGCCTTCAGGGTTTATGGAAATTTCGACTGCCGCTGTTAGGCATATTCAGTATCGCGACTGCTCTTCTGCTGGCCTTTGCCTGGACAGGAGGATTCTTGGGCACTCGCGTTACCACAAAAGAATTTCTGGGTGAGTCCCTGGATAACTTCCAGCCAGGCTATCGACGGGCGCACGGTAAGGGTATGTGTTTCAGCGGGACTTTTCATTCGAGCGGCGCGGCCGCCCCTCTGTCGACTTCACGTATTTTTCTACCGGGCAAAATCCCCGCTGTCGGGCGTTTTTCAATCGGCACCGTGGACCCGCATGCGGCAGACAATTCGACGGCGACCGTCAGCATGGCACTTATGCTGGTAGGCGACGATAAGTCACAGTGGCGAATGAAGCTCAACAACGAACCCTACTTCGCGACTCGTGACGCAGAGGGCTTCCTGGCGCAAATCGAAGCCTTTGAACCAGTGGCTGCCACCGGACAACCAGCACCGGACAAGGTAGCCGCATTTTTTGATAAATATCCCGAAGCTCGTAAGTCTGTCGAGCGAGAGGCGAATGCGACCTGGCCGGGCAGTTTTTCCGGAGCCGAATATAATTCGATCAACGCCTTCCTACTCATTGCAGCGGATGGAAAACGTCAACCGATGCGCTGGTCCATGCGCCCTCGTGCAACTGTAGAGCCGCTGAGCAAGGAGGCTCATGCGCAAGCCAGTCATGACTTCCTTTTTGATGACATAACTCGGCGTGTCGGCATGGCACCCGTGTATTGGGATCTGGTATTCCAGCTGGCCGAGGCAGGAGATCCGGTGAACGACCCTTCTCAACCATGGCCGAGCAGCCGAAAGGAGGTAATCGCCGGAACGCTAGAGGTCAACCAGGTTGTAGAGCAAACTCATGGTGAGTGTCGTGACATTAACTTTGACCCTACGCTTGTCCCCCCAGGCATAGCACTTTCAGACGATCCGGTGCTTGCAGCCCGTGCGGGTATTTATTCCCAGTCCTATAACGCCAGATTACGAGAAATCGGTTTTGGTAAAGCCACTGACGCGGTTGGCAAAAAGGAAATCAAATAA
- the yceJ_2 gene encoding putative cytochrome b561 has translation MHTQQKHNGVQNFNFAARVLHWLMAVLILAMLFIGVGMMSSLSLRPWLIDLHRPLGIAILLLAILRIGNRLLSATPPLPASLPYWQAMAAHVSHLLLYMLMLCLPLLGWATLSAGNWPVTMFAGWNLPPIAPVSSVLYAWFRAAHGFFAWLLFLLVLGHLCAALIHGWIYRDGVFSSITRKASGE, from the coding sequence ATGCATACCCAGCAGAAGCACAATGGTGTGCAAAATTTCAATTTCGCGGCACGGGTTCTCCATTGGCTCATGGCTGTCCTTATCCTGGCCATGCTATTTATAGGCGTCGGCATGATGTCTTCTCTGAGCTTGCGTCCCTGGCTCATTGATCTTCATAGGCCTCTGGGCATAGCCATTCTTCTTTTGGCTATCCTGCGTATAGGCAATCGGCTTTTAAGCGCCACGCCGCCACTGCCTGCCAGCCTACCGTACTGGCAGGCAATGGCGGCGCATGTCTCGCATCTATTGCTTTACATGCTGATGCTCTGCCTGCCACTGCTCGGCTGGGCGACGCTCTCTGCCGGCAATTGGCCTGTCACCATGTTCGCGGGCTGGAACCTTCCACCGATTGCTCCAGTCAGCTCCGTGCTTTACGCCTGGTTTCGGGCCGCACATGGATTTTTCGCCTGGCTTCTGTTTCTGCTTGTGTTAGGACATCTTTGCGCAGCGCTGATACATGGCTGGATATACCGCGACGGCGTCTTCTCCAGCATCACGCGTAAAGCTTCTGGTGAATAA
- a CDS encoding regulatory protein TetR, protein MVFLDSGNAGFSMRSVAKKVDMSLSHLQYFFPTKDQLFLEMVRYTVNDYLRNYKFIMMESYNSPEQQMSAVLDYLFSDLMRLDVTAIFVELWGMALRDVEARLFQRKLYRVNRRKFSAILTRVYPEASRETIKRVATQVLLHIDGMMVLYMVDWPTAQNYERIVQDAKAIIWRIMENIAQKKEANQLP, encoded by the coding sequence ATGGTATTTCTCGATTCAGGAAATGCTGGATTCAGTATGAGAAGTGTGGCTAAAAAGGTCGATATGTCGCTAAGTCATCTTCAGTATTTTTTTCCGACCAAAGATCAACTTTTTTTGGAGATGGTCAGGTATACGGTAAATGACTATCTGAGAAATTATAAATTCATCATGATGGAGTCCTATAACAGTCCCGAACAACAGATGTCTGCTGTATTGGATTATTTATTTAGCGATCTGATGCGACTGGATGTTACAGCTATCTTCGTCGAGCTCTGGGGGATGGCACTCCGTGATGTAGAGGCTCGCCTTTTTCAGCGAAAACTGTACAGAGTCAACAGGCGAAAATTTTCGGCAATCCTTACGAGGGTTTACCCTGAGGCGTCGCGTGAGACCATCAAACGGGTCGCAACCCAAGTGCTCTTACATATCGATGGCATGATGGTGCTTTACATGGTGGATTGGCCGACTGCACAAAATTATGAACGAATAGTTCAAGACGCTAAAGCAATCATATGGAGGATCATGGAAAATATCGCTCAGAAAAAAGAGGCTAATCAACTGCCGTAG
- the feaB gene encoding aldehyde dehydrogenase translates to MTLANNYEHLTAGAKSRIGKRTQIFINGEFRAPHSEKYFPIADPSNGLELGQIAQADQFDVDLAVASARKAFEDSAWSRMKPYQREALMLRLADLIAENAQELSELETLCSGRLIRNTRAFDADLSVYTLRYMAGWSTKISGKTMDLSVPYLPDQKFFGFTKRSPLGVVAAITPWNVPLCQAVWKLAPVLATGCTVVLKPAEQTPFTTLRLAELCNEAGIPPGVVNVITGLGHEVGAALVEHPGVDKISFTGSTETGKRIAAIAAPLMKKYTLELGGKSPVVIAEDADLNIAIPGAAWAIFGNHGQNCCAGSRLYVHERHYAEVTAGVAEIARTIKIGPGLDLSSQMGPLVHHAHRDKVMSMIRQGLDSGAELLCGGETINSPGAYIQPTILTDATNNSITSQKEIFGPVLTAFSFKDDLEVIQRANATSFGLGASIWTKNVDRITTFFGGVKAGTIWINNHNVLDLSLPFGGMKDSGAGHELGEEGLLAHTSLKAGVMRVFDQA, encoded by the coding sequence ATGACATTGGCAAATAACTACGAACACCTCACCGCTGGCGCTAAATCCAGGATCGGCAAACGCACTCAAATATTCATTAATGGTGAGTTCAGGGCCCCGCATTCAGAAAAATATTTCCCTATAGCTGATCCCAGTAACGGTCTTGAACTAGGTCAAATTGCTCAGGCAGACCAATTTGACGTCGACCTGGCAGTTGCTTCTGCACGCAAGGCTTTTGAAGATAGCGCATGGTCAAGAATGAAGCCCTATCAACGTGAAGCCCTGATGCTGCGGCTCGCTGATTTGATTGCAGAAAACGCCCAGGAGCTTTCTGAACTTGAGACGCTCTGCAGTGGCCGCCTTATTCGTAATACACGCGCATTCGACGCGGACCTGTCTGTTTACACGCTCCGTTATATGGCGGGCTGGTCCACTAAAATCTCTGGCAAAACCATGGATTTATCCGTTCCTTATCTTCCGGATCAAAAATTCTTTGGTTTCACCAAACGATCGCCATTAGGTGTCGTCGCAGCAATTACCCCGTGGAACGTGCCCCTTTGCCAAGCGGTATGGAAGCTGGCACCTGTTCTTGCAACCGGGTGCACTGTTGTCCTTAAGCCCGCTGAGCAAACCCCGTTCACTACTTTGCGTCTGGCTGAACTGTGTAATGAAGCAGGTATTCCACCTGGGGTTGTCAATGTCATTACCGGTTTAGGTCATGAAGTGGGTGCGGCGCTGGTTGAGCACCCCGGCGTTGACAAGATCAGTTTTACAGGCTCGACGGAGACGGGCAAACGAATCGCCGCAATAGCAGCGCCTCTGATGAAAAAATACACGCTTGAACTCGGCGGGAAGTCACCGGTAGTCATCGCCGAAGATGCCGATCTCAACATCGCTATTCCTGGCGCTGCCTGGGCTATTTTCGGTAATCACGGTCAAAACTGCTGCGCAGGCTCTCGGCTGTACGTCCACGAACGCCACTACGCTGAAGTCACTGCGGGAGTCGCTGAAATCGCACGGACCATCAAAATTGGTCCAGGTCTGGATTTAAGCTCGCAGATGGGCCCACTCGTTCATCACGCCCACCGGGACAAGGTCATGAGCATGATCCGCCAAGGCCTGGATTCCGGTGCAGAATTACTGTGTGGAGGCGAAACGATCAACAGCCCCGGTGCTTATATTCAGCCGACGATTTTGACCGACGCTACAAACAATAGCATCACCTCCCAAAAGGAGATTTTCGGGCCCGTGCTCACAGCCTTTTCCTTTAAGGACGACCTTGAGGTTATCCAGCGCGCCAATGCCACCTCATTTGGTTTGGGCGCCAGTATCTGGACTAAAAACGTTGATCGGATCACGACCTTTTTCGGCGGCGTGAAGGCAGGCACTATCTGGATAAATAACCACAACGTGCTGGACCTCAGTCTTCCCTTCGGCGGCATGAAGGATTCGGGCGCGGGTCATGAATTGGGTGAGGAAGGTTTACTCGCACACACGTCACTGAAGGCCGGTGTGATGCGTGTTTTTGATCAGGCTTAA
- the ophA1 gene encoding ferredoxin has translation MNELLNVVVLKRVLQGDDVVVIDLARADRGDLPTFEAGAHIDVHLPSSLIRQYSLCGDPADAGIYRLGVLKDPQSRGGSISVHQELREGVEVNISLPRNHFPLDLNAEHSILLGGGIGITPMLAMAFALEAKGKSFEMHYCARSRSRSAFLEELEHSRFSRAVHLHFDDEAESRLDLERVLGGGQETGHIYTCGPGGFMEWVINNALKLGYPDAHIHREYFQADIDTNGSGFEVVAARSGKTVNVMTGQTIYQALAEVGIAIEISCEQGVCGTCLCDVLEGEPDHRDVYLTADEKAANDTILVCCSRSKSPRLVLDI, from the coding sequence ATGAATGAACTCCTAAACGTAGTCGTGCTTAAACGAGTGCTGCAAGGTGATGATGTGGTCGTCATCGATCTGGCGCGGGCAGACCGCGGCGATTTACCGACCTTTGAAGCCGGTGCTCATATTGATGTGCACCTCCCCTCAAGTCTGATCCGCCAATATTCGTTGTGCGGCGATCCCGCTGACGCAGGAATTTATCGCCTTGGCGTTTTGAAAGATCCTCAATCCAGGGGCGGATCCATTTCGGTCCATCAGGAATTGCGTGAAGGCGTAGAGGTAAACATCAGCCTGCCTCGTAACCATTTCCCCCTGGATTTAAATGCCGAACACTCAATCCTGCTCGGAGGGGGTATTGGTATCACGCCGATGCTGGCCATGGCCTTTGCGCTTGAAGCCAAGGGCAAGTCCTTTGAGATGCATTACTGCGCGCGCTCACGTAGCCGAAGTGCGTTCCTTGAGGAGTTGGAACACTCCAGATTCTCCCGTGCCGTCCACCTGCACTTCGACGATGAAGCTGAAAGCAGACTGGACCTTGAGCGCGTATTGGGAGGCGGCCAGGAGACGGGTCACATTTATACCTGTGGGCCAGGTGGCTTCATGGAGTGGGTTATCAATAATGCTCTCAAACTCGGCTACCCTGATGCACACATTCACCGTGAATACTTTCAGGCCGACATTGATACCAATGGGTCTGGCTTTGAGGTTGTCGCCGCGCGCAGCGGTAAAACCGTCAATGTCATGACCGGGCAGACCATTTATCAAGCACTGGCTGAAGTGGGTATTGCCATCGAAATATCCTGCGAGCAGGGTGTTTGTGGTACATGCCTTTGTGATGTATTAGAGGGCGAACCAGACCACCGCGATGTGTACCTTACTGCTGATGAGAAAGCGGCGAACGATACGATATTAGTATGCTGCTCACGATCAAAATCGCCACGGTTAGTGCTGGACATATAA